From Coffea arabica cultivar ET-39 chromosome 2e, Coffea Arabica ET-39 HiFi, whole genome shotgun sequence, the proteins below share one genomic window:
- the LOC113731387 gene encoding uncharacterized protein, giving the protein MEMEVMMPSAPVDFNFDSTCTSPYISAPSSPQRFGTFFFSAPTSPTRASSFYADFNNFSLHHDDHETSHDHESLSAVPFNWEEKPGMPKAQESLLIRDVNSNNYADKEFAFDFSGQLESSSLSADELFDGGKIKPLKPPPRLQSAVADSLSPKSPRSPKKKIKEALSPRHKMKDFDPFAAALEQTRKQNIAPAPELPLPKNVLEEMMIKFNAAEKGLRSRPPLGKKEPDLCPLLGSRTCYSIIERTINRMQRTIQLLLSLLLFRGFGIESGSSRTCCCLEVHQRGEL; this is encoded by the coding sequence ATGGAGATGGAAGTAATGATGCCATCGGCTCCGGTGGACTTCAACTTCGACAGTACATGCACTTCTCCGTACATTAGCGCCCCTTCAAGTCCCCAGCGCTTCGGGACCTTCTTCTTCAGCGCCCCGACAAGCCCCACCCGGGCTTCCTCCTTCTACGCCGACTTCAATAACTTCTCCCTTCATCATGATGATCATGAGACCTCCCACGACCACGAGTCTCTGTCTGCAGTTCCATTCAACTGGGAAGAAAAGCCTGGAATGCCCAAGGCTCAAGAATCCCTTTTGATCAGGGATGTTAATTCTAATAACTATGCGGATAAAGAGTTCGCTTTCGATTTCAGCGGGCAGTTGGAGTCGAGTTCTTTATCTGCTGATGAGCTCTTTGATGGGGGCAAGATCAAGCCTTTGAAGCCGCCGCCTCGATTGCAATCAGCTGTTGCTGATTCTTTGAGCCCGAAGTCGCCTCGATCACCCAAGAAGAAGATCAAAGAGGCATTGTCACCCCGACATAAAATGAAGGATTTTGACCCGTTTGCGGCGGCGCTCGAACAAACTCGTAAACAGAATATAGCACCAGCACCAGAACTGCCATTACCCAAGAACGTCCTGGAAGAAATGATGATCAAGTTCAACGCGGCCGAGAAAGGACTCAGAAGCCGCCCTCCATTAGGCAAAAAGGAACCAGATCTTTGTCCCCTTTTAGGGTCTCGGACTTGTTACTCGATCATCGAGAGAACAATCAACAGAATGCAAAGAACAATTCagcttcttctttctcttcttctttttcgtGGTTTTGGTATAGAAAGTGGAAGCTCAAGGACTTGTTGCTGTTTAGAAGTGCATCAGAGGGGAGAGCTATGA